The following proteins are co-located in the Streptosporangium brasiliense genome:
- a CDS encoding Lrp/AsnC family transcriptional regulator: MAARRDGLDGLDRKVLQLIRERPRTGLLEISRLLGVARGTVQARLDRMVADGVITDFGPNLSPRALGYPVQAFTTLEVEQISRADISTALAAIPEVLEAHIVTGPGDVWCRIAGRDHEHIQQIIDQTLAIPGVRRSSTVITLSTVVPHRVQPLADGR; encoded by the coding sequence TTGGCAGCTCGGAGGGACGGCCTGGACGGACTCGACCGCAAGGTGCTCCAGCTGATCAGGGAGCGCCCCCGGACCGGCCTGCTGGAGATCTCCCGCCTCCTCGGCGTCGCCCGGGGCACCGTCCAGGCCCGCCTGGACCGGATGGTCGCCGACGGCGTGATCACCGACTTCGGCCCCAACCTGTCGCCGCGCGCCCTGGGCTACCCGGTGCAGGCCTTCACCACCCTTGAGGTGGAGCAGATCTCCCGCGCCGACATCTCCACCGCCCTCGCGGCCATCCCCGAGGTCCTCGAAGCCCACATCGTCACCGGCCCCGGCGACGTCTGGTGCCGCATCGCCGGACGCGACCACGAGCACATCCAGCAGATCATCGACCAGACCCTGGCCATCCCCGGAGTACGGCGGAGCAGCACGGTGATCACCCTGTCCACCGTGGTCCCCCACCGGGTCCAGCCGCTGGCCGACGGCCGCTGA
- a CDS encoding nitroreductase family protein — translation MAREHSHPFIPYRPVRYPEGEMVTRGREFYEHMDLRRSVRFFSDEPVPRECVELAVRTANTAPSGAHQQPWKFVVIGDPETKKRIREAAEVEERQNYEGGRLTPEWRAALAHLETGSDKGYLETVPWLVVCFAEKYGVRPDGARVKHYYVNESVGIACGFFIAALHAMGLSTLTHTPNPMAFLTDICGRPGNERPYILFPIGYAADDAEVPDLVRKPLSEAMV, via the coding sequence GTGGCACGGGAGCATTCCCATCCGTTCATCCCGTACCGGCCCGTGCGCTACCCCGAGGGCGAGATGGTGACGCGGGGCCGGGAGTTCTACGAGCACATGGACCTGCGCCGGAGCGTGCGGTTCTTCAGCGACGAGCCGGTGCCGCGCGAGTGCGTCGAGCTGGCCGTCCGGACGGCCAACACCGCGCCCTCGGGGGCCCACCAGCAGCCGTGGAAGTTCGTGGTGATCGGCGACCCGGAGACGAAGAAGCGGATCAGGGAGGCGGCCGAGGTCGAGGAGCGGCAGAACTACGAGGGCGGGCGGCTGACCCCCGAGTGGCGCGCGGCCCTGGCCCACCTGGAGACCGGTTCGGACAAGGGCTATCTCGAAACGGTGCCGTGGCTGGTGGTCTGCTTCGCGGAGAAGTACGGCGTGCGTCCCGACGGCGCCAGGGTCAAGCACTACTACGTCAACGAGAGCGTCGGCATCGCCTGCGGGTTCTTCATCGCCGCCCTGCACGCGATGGGCCTGTCCACGCTGACCCACACCCCGAACCCGATGGCGTTCCTGACCGACATCTGCGGGCGTCCGGGCAACGAGCGGCCCTACATCCTGTTCCCGATCGGCTACGCGGCCGACGACGCCGAGGTCCCCGACCTGGTCCGCAAGCCCCTGTCGGAGGCCATGGTCTGA